One region of Oryzias latipes chromosome 6, ASM223467v1 genomic DNA includes:
- the LOC101161236 gene encoding protein FAM3C-like encodes MLSIKVGNKMGRKNSNYGRWILRASMVLLPVLIIVIVLLQLNTNPLKVLSSADLEFAGEPTNKHVKKSAGPCSPRKECPEDHFSFIVQSGAANVVAPKICIENDLVLGTVLNNVGIGINTVLVDGKTGKVLKTTYFDTYSGDVKYIIDFLKEMKPGSVILMASFDEPSSKLNDEARNLIAELGSSSIQKLGYRDNWVFVGAKGGLVKSSFEKYIKNDKPNNKYDNWPELIDLQGCFPKTLE; translated from the exons GAAACAAAATGGGACGGAAAAACTCCAACTATGGAAGAT GGATCCTGAGGGCATCAATGGTGTTGTTGCCAGTACTGATTATAGTTATTGTCCTCCTGCAGCTGAACACCAACCCACTCAAAG TTCTAAGCAGTGCAGACTTGGAGTTTGCCGGTGAACCCACCAATAAACACGTCAAGAAGTCCG ctgGACCATGTTCTCCAAGGAAAGAGTGTCCAGAAGATCATTTCAGCTTCATTGTCCAGAGCGGAGCTGCCAACGTGGTGGCCCCAAAAATCTGCATTGAAAACGACCT GGTTCTAGGAACTGTGCTGAACAATGTGGGAATTGGAATAAACACCGTGTTGGTGGAtg gtaaaacaggaaaagttctGAAGACAACATACTTTGATACTTACAGTGGTG ATGTGAAATATATCATCGACTTCTTGAAGGAAATGAAACCGGGTTCTGTGATTCTGATGGCATCCTTTGATGAACCGTCCTCAAA GTTAAATGACGAAGCCCGGAATTTAATTGCTGAACTGGGAAGCTCGTCAATCCAGAAACTGGGATATCGAGATAACTGGGTTTTTGTCGGTGCGAAAGGAGGCTTGGTGAAGAGCAGCTTTGAGAAG TATATAAAGAATGACAAACCAAATAATAAATATGACAACTGGCCAGAGCTGATCGACCTGCAGGGCTGCTTCCCCAAAACCCTGGAGTGA